A window of Daucus carota subsp. sativus chromosome 2, DH1 v3.0, whole genome shotgun sequence genomic DNA:
actagaactcagaatctttcatttagatggaataccattcataaaaaatgtgcgaaactcaatatataatactttcaaaatttcgactaacgatagagtgatatctttaatacaattttttttaatgagtgTTTCATTTGAGTTAATTTGGGAATCAGTGaatcaattgatacatttggacgaaacgagtgacctacttgatatttacCCCCTTTTAAAATAGCAAAATTCTGAGTGCAACGTAAACTTGCTTGATTGTCTCTTTCCTGCTTGTGAGTTACAAAGTTGCTGGCACTAGTTCACTTTATATCATAACATTACATCTATTTCAGTTGCTCAAAACTTGTGCATAAAAAAGTAAACAAAAATagacaataaaattaaataaattcgtAAACATTAAAACCGAACAAGTACTATATTACTAtgaaacacaaaataaaatcaGAACACAATGATTTACCTAATGGAAGAAAGTTCTTGGAAGCGAAATTCAGCATCGGTTTAGCCCAATTAGAGTATTCACCACCATTTCCCTGATATACAAACCAAGATACACTACTAGTAACATAAAGTTCCAAATAATCACCACATATCTAAGTAATTCACAAGCTTTTTAACTATTATCCAAATTTTAAGAATTCAAATTATAGCTTGAATTCTAGGAATGAGCTCGAGGTGAGTTCGGGCCTCGGGCCCAAGCTTGATCCATATATTTCAATCTCGAAACTCGGTTCAACTAAAGTTCGATAAGCTCCAACTAGTTCTACACAATTTTGACCAGCTCGATTTCATTAAGTTCAGTCAGTTAATTATAAGTTCAGTCAGTTAATTACATGagataaataaatgatatatagaGAGATAAAAGTGATGATAATCATATAGAATTGTTATGGAAGAGAAGTGACCTGTTTTAATTGTGAATTAGCTCTGACTATAATGCATCTTTCTGGAATTGATTGAGATTTCCGACCAAATGACGTGAGGTTATTCACTCCGCTTACGGGATTATACGCCGGAAAGTAAGAATTCCGGTGAGGAAATTGTGAAGTTCCGGTGAGAACTAGGGCTTTAAGTACTCCCGCCATTAACATTGGAGAAAACAGTGGTCGTTTTATTGTGCTTGATGCCTGTGACTGAAAATGTGAGAAATATACGGGGGGAGGACTATTTTCTACTATGTTTTTCGATTAGTTTTCCGATTTAAAATGAGAGGAAGATATTCCGGAAAACATTCACAATACGGTGTTTTAACGGTGTGCTGCCATAAATCGATCGATTCCTGACGGTACTCGGGAGCACACATAGCCTCCCATTTTAAAACTCGTGAGCAGAATGTTAGTTTCCTAGATAACCAGAttcgattttttaaaatttcattaatttttataattttaatcgaagtatatgtaataatttattaatattaaaatactataatgctttaaatataaataattattaaatttgtgatataataaatatatatttgttaacaaATAACTActgtaataataattaaatattaaaatatatttcaatattagaatatatttgattttcattcTGATTAATCTTTTCGATTAATTCATAAATTTCAATTGATTATGTACGATTAATCCTGAATCGGAGGCTCAACTGATTATGCACGATTTCTGATTTTTGTAACCGTGATTTTGAATCAAAACTCAAGACGAACATGCAGTCCGATTCTGACCAAAATCAGGCTGAATTAAATAGacaaaaaatagaatttttatttttttcatgagtGAGGCGGACCAAAATTCTTTTTGGACCGAACCGCAACAATTGGATTCAATTCCGTCCGATGTGAAAagaccaattttttttaaaaaaaataaaatttatattataaataaagccAAACATTCAcgatttattaataaataatatcaattaaaCACCACCACTTCACTTAAGATAaacattattaaatttagaaattaaatattatgacTATaggttataatatatatatatatatataagagatatataatataaatttaaatttatattatatatagtttagaCCATCGATCTATTCGGTCGGgatcaaaatattttctctAAAATCGGACCGAGCCGAATTTTACTTCGATCTATCTGGTCTGGATCAAATTTCGAGAAAATTTGGACATAACTGAACCAAATTCACACGGTTCGGTTCAATTTTTAGGGTCTGCTTCGGTTTTTAGGTTCCACTTAGATTTTTCTCACCCCTAACCATAACAGTTAATGAtaactaattaatttttatttatatttgttattatccTTAAGGTGCGCATTGCATGTCTAATGATTATGAAATTCTCACATTAGCTCAATCTTTTAAATTGTTATTGAATGTATGAGTGAGAAGAAATAAACTAGCAAACGAATGAACTGAAATATCTTAGTACATAactagtgacaaaaaaaaatgatttctgTAGTAATGAGGATAGAAATGAGAGCGGCCTAAATCGTGAAAATGAGGTTATGACGAAATTTCACAGTTAGTAAATCTAAAATAGTTGACATCTAATATGTACCTTGTGGGTGACATTAACATATTACACGATAATTATATTCGGTGATAAAATTATAGGAAAATGATATTTGATAATCGAATACAAGATGACAGGTTAAGTATGACATTGGTCGataataaatcataaaacaaCATGGTCTTTTGTCGACGaatcaaaaacttgaaaaacaaaaactttATAAACCAATAATTTGAAACTAATCTTCTTTCTTGACAAAATTTAGATATGTTACATACACCCTCCCTCCCATTCAGTTGTATACGTTTATTTTTCACCGTTCGGCACACATTtaaagactcttataaaatatagttttgtaacttatattttaaattttcttttgtcgtataaaatataaatgttatatttctatacataaaaataaaatattaaaaataagttgcacAACTATACTTTATGAAAGCATTAAAATCCGTGCTCGTCCTTCCCGTCCCCCAATATATACTATTGGCCGGGACAGAGGGAGCACTACTACATTTCGAGACTTTTTGTAAAACTATAATTGTAACGGTTACTATAAATGGGGGTCTATTGTAACATGTCCATacatatttaactaaaaataagACATATTGTAACCATAAAATTTATAGTGTTACATGTGATTCAATTTTTTACAATAATACAAATTTATTGTAACAACGGTGTTTTCTTATAGCGGTTGGAATTTTAACTTAAGAAAAAATAAGAGAGGCAGGCCATTGTTTTCATAGTGGCGGGCCTTTTATTCTCCCAAAATAGTCGCATGCTTCTGTTTAAATGGCCCGCTGAACCTAttcttgtttttcatttttttcattctTGTTTCTCCTGTTAACACTTTACTGTTAACATTTTACGGAGACAAAACCTAATTAACATTTCATTCTAAGCTTAATATCTAATTTGAGGCCCCTATagtaaattttatgatttataattgAATAACGGAGTACCTTATGTCAAaatctttataataataaattcataacaCTCTAATGCTGAATGAGCAACCTTCGTCGAAACAATCATGCTAGACACATATGAATCACAAAAAATTAAGACATTATTAGCAAAAGGTGTAATTTCACTTATGTTAATTTATgggattaaaattatataaaaaaatttgtattgtgGAATATAATTGAATCACATTCATGCCATTGAATAAATTCTAGAAAATAGTGATAATTCGAAACACATTTTAGACCACTTTTTATCTGTTACACATCTCATACGAGTTAGAATAAAGACGAAGATCAATAACATTATTATTTATCAAGACATACTTTAAGTAAAGatctttataataataaatcagTTTATCATCGGTGATCTCGAtcctatttaaattaatatatatcttaattaCTACATCTTACATTCTGTTCTATGTTCACTATGAGTTGAGCTTATACGATATTACTAAAAAAAGTAGATGCATGtatatttaaacataattatgtTGTAATATACTTAACATGTTTAAGATTAAGATGAAATTATTGATTTCTATTTAAgaatttcattatttttctaGACATTACTGGATATTTTTTATGTacatgtgcgtgtgtgtgtgtatgtgtgtatattagtaatatttatttaaatctaCTAGATGATATCCTTACACGTGTAATTAACAATAGAAATAATGTGAAAATATATGGTACATGTAATTTTCATCAATGACATATACGCAATGAAAGAACACAATATAAtcatttaataattttgatataattctTTAATTGCATGTGCACATTTGCCTATATATTGGTTAATTTGGAGCAAGGAACATGCATAATAatccataaatatttatatcccCAAagttcttaaaatatatttataatgacaAAATTACTCTCAATAACATTTTTAAGCATCCTACTAATCATCTTTCAGTATTCTCTTTCCTCGACGGCGACAACAGGTAACACGAATAGTTTTCTTCATTATATACAATACATAGTAAAGAATCGGTATCACCACACACATAAATATATGCATGCATATTCGATTaatcatattcaaaataaatattgtaaaaatagCTTACACTTAAATATACGACCAGTTTTATGAGTTTTGAATTTGAATCCACCACCATTTATTGTCATGTAGGTACATATTGTTTTTCTCCTTTCCTTAAACAATGTTTGTCGTCTACCTAATTTACACAATCTCAAACTCCAATATGCTTGTACTATTGGCATGAAATATGTTCGAACTTGCTACACGTACATGCTAAGAACTaattgttattaaaatattttttttgatcaaGATCACCACATATTTGATGCAGTCATAACTCCAGAACAAAAAAGAGACATAAAATGCATGTCATATTTGGGGCCATGCGACAATTCATGCGATGTAGATTGTTGCAAGAGGACGTGCAATAATGACTATAACAGCTTACATCCCAACGGAATGTGTATGAAATTAAGACAATATCCGGATCTTATTTGTGTTTGTACTCATGATTGTCAGATGtcctaaatattaaattattactaAATAGAATTATAATTCCTATATCTTGTTTGATGGATAGTATGTATTTGCAAAGTGTTACATGTATAATTCGATTTCATCGCACtgcagttttaaaaataaaagaaatgaatatatttgttatattcgAGTTTGAAGACGTTGCAtgtgatatataaaaaattacaattatgCAATTTTaccatcaaatataaaatatgaaattacatgaacagaacatatattatttaagaatatatgctcaaaatttttaataatgtcATTCCAATATTGCGCGATTACCTCaacaattattttcaaaaatgttAAATCTTTACCCGAAGAAGAATGATCTACAATCACTTATCTGTTGTCGACAACGGATGAGTACGTaaagttttagaaaaaaatgaGCCTTCCACTTTTGTACAAAAATGAGTATTATGAGAGATGAtgactttttatacaaatttacctaagaataatatattacacatttcTATGATATGTGTGTAACTGTTATTGGGATTAAGAAGTAATTATTGATCTTTTCCATttttttcaggaaaaaaattaCATTCATCATTGTAAGTAACTATTCTTTTATGTAAAGATATCAAACATTGTAAGTAACTATTCTTTTATgctcaaaatttttaataatgtcATTCCAATACTGCGCGATTACTTCaacaattattttcaaaaatgttAAATCCTTACCCGAAGAAGAATGATCTACAATCACTTATCTGTTGTCGACAACGGATGAGTacataaattttagaaaaaaaatgagTCTTCCACTTTTGTACAAAAATGAGTATTATGAGAGATGATGATTTcttatacaaatttatctaagaataatggggccgtttggccaagCTAAAAAAAGTGCTTccatgcttaaaataaagaagtggagtagaagtgagaagtaaataagttaataaagtgtttggaaaagaagcagaagctgtgagagagaagctagtattctcagtttcttaaaagtgattctacttctttacacaaacgggtcaagaaatgcagaagccagaagcagaaaTTGCTTCTGGTTCCCAAACAGCCCCAATATATTACACACTACAAGAAATACACATTTTTATGATATGTGTGTAACTAttattgggattttaaaagtaattattgaTCTTTTCCATTTcattcaggaaaaaaattacATCCATCATTGTAAGTAACTATTCTTTTATGTAAAGAtatcaaacattaatatttaatagataatatCCTAATTTGTTAAGTATTTAACCAGtgcaacaaaaataatattattatgtcaaaatatattcaataaaacttttaaatgacaaaatcattgaaaattataaaattttaatatcattgatATAAGTCTTCATACTACTTGTCGACATTTGcttagatatatatatgttggtATCACGTTGCAGGAACAAATCTTGACCCTATTACCTATTACAATTTTATACTTCATGTGATTATTATTCATAttcacgaaaataattatttattaaaattttgtttaaaatatattatcgaCAACCTTTTGTCATTAATGTTCCAACgtgcaacatttttttaactacCATTGCATCATGTTTGTATGTACgacaacataaaaaaaaaagaatataagatttaaattttatagctACTATAACGTTTTTAAATGTCATAGTAAAAATATGTGCTGCGTAAGTGAATATAAGGAGTAGTAACTTATTTGTTGACTACGCATCTTTCACAAACATAAAACTCTAatagatttaaaaatagtagccaatacgatttttgtttaaatccaaaatactataaaataaaactaattatgatcatcttttttttttaaatcgagCAACAAATATTTGTTACAATGGatctaattctttttttttgaaaaagaaacataaatataCTTGTCATATATTAATGATCAATTTTGAAGATATTATAGTATGTGGttctatgaattttttttataaaacaattacCTGTATACAACTCGATGACCatatataaatatctaatacaaaattaaaagaaCTGATTttgttctaaaatatatatttaaagatatttaagaatgatattataatattttggacTATCTGAATAAACATTTTAAGAAATGTTTGACCTGTTTAAAATAGGAAATGATCTCAACTATAATTACTTCATTGTTTGTTGCAAACAACGTATCAAATATGCCAAATTTAGCATTCGATACATATATAAAACCCACAACCCTCCTCTTATGTACGGTGAAAGATGAGAACTTTGTTAATAAAGTTACTTTGTGAGtatccttaaattataacatgtaaaaaaaatatatattttaacattcccattaaaatatatatgttcaacttaatttttaattagtcatttgacggacttaattattaagaatttattcagctgttagataaaaatttatttaaccacattattctatcataattttaaatccaaaataaaattagttaaattaataaacatgcaataaaataaaaaaatttataaccgCCCATACGCGGGTTATAAGCTGGTAATAATCAAACAACACACaataatttatactccctctgtttctttttagttgttaaatttgaaaaaaatttaattagttaaattatagTGGTTTTTTTAATGTATGCCGATCGACACAGGCTAAACACCAACTCTCATAAAAATAGTTTAATTTGATTAATGTAACTGGTGTGATTGCAGGAGGATCACCGATCgaaagttaatatttttatccAAGTAGTTTCTATTGAGTGTATCATAATGTAGAAATTTACTAAAAAGTTTCGACCATATTCCGGATGAATCATCAAAAAACGAGAAAACCAAAAAACGAGAAGCCCCGACGCGTCAAACCCTATCTCCTATAATTGCAATTCCTTTGTCTCGTCTCATCCCCGTTCTCACACAACACACTGAATCCCCCTCTTTCCCAGCCCTAATTCCACCCCCAATTCTCAATGATACTCTCAATTCCCATCCACTCTGGCCTTTCTAACACTCTCAATCTCTCCTCTTTCTAACACAACACGCGTCTCTGCACACACGAATCATACTCTCTGCACACATGGCGGGATCCGTTGACGATCTGGGGCCCCCGCCGGATTCATGGGAGGTAGCTGATTTGGACGCCAGTATGGCCCGATTGATGCTCAAGAACCGCGATTCTGTCGCCTCCTCCAAGTCGCTTGAGCTCGGCGATGCTGCTTCTGCTTCTGCTCTCGGATCTTCTGTCCCGCCCGTTGCGTCCGAGGATTTGGTTAATTCAGTCGATCAGTTTCTTCGCGAAGCTATTCAGAATCCTCGCGAACGCGTCTCCGGTGATTACTCGTTCCTTTACTTCTCGATTTAGCTGCGTATAGTAGGTTGTATAGTAGGTTATAACTTGTCGAGATAACTCATCGaggtttaaaaaattatgtatagtCACTTAAGTACAGTGCTAATAGTATTGATGATTGTAGTTTCAGAGCAGAGGATTTTATTAACCTATTGAGTTTATATTGACTATTGAGGCTAACAGTATATATTGTTTCGGGTGATTACTTTTTATTCTACTCCCTCATTTAGGTTTGTTTGGTAAACGTTTAGGAATTAAATGTGTGGGACCGGAGATTTTTGGTTATGTCATTCATTTATTGAGTTTCTAGTGTATTTTTTATGTATTGCTTGCACTGAAGTATATTCATCTAGGTACAGCAGTAATAGTACTAATAAttttatagaattaaatgaATGAATATTAGGAGTGTGCTATTATGATGATGCTCAGTTGCTGCAAACAATTTGTTCCATTTTGTTGTTGGCTGTGTGGGAGATCTTTTTCgtttgtttttatgtttattcTTACCTTATGTGGATGTTGGTACCGAATTCTTTGAAAGGACTGATTTATCTTCTCCTAGTCGAGTAAAATAGTCCATAATACATAATTTACTTGTCGGCATACAATAACATTTTAGTTGCTTATTTAATACTTCTTAATGGATAAAAATATGCTTTGGGTTATTTTTAAGGAAATGGAGAAAAAAACCTGCACAACCTTATAGCAACCGATACAGATAGATACAGACCCGATATACATACAAGAATGAGAGATACTGCATGGGTGACAAAGATTCAACTCATCTTTTTACATGATTCTTACATAtagatacacacacatatagtaCACATATCTTAATATATAGTGATTTGTATATACATACAATcttgtatatatacataagatttgaggatgatgatgaagaaggcTTTGTCGAGGAACCAAATCATATTAGTGCAGAAGACGATATTGTGTATATTGAtgatgaagaggaagaagaataaGGGACTAACTTTGCATATCTTTGTTACTTTGTTACTTCGACTTTAAAGTGTTATCCTTTGAATCTGTATGATGTTGCTTTGTTTATTGAATGTTtttttatctataaattaacAATATTCCACAGTAAATaccatacatatatgtatattatttgtcTTGGATGAATCCGCGCATTTCGTGTATGTTGCGCTTTTGTGCGCATATTGTGTTTATTAACACTGGTTGTGAATATATAGTTGGAATTTCCTGCATGTGTATCCTAATACTCACACTTCCTTTTATCTACTAATCTGAGTCCCTGCCGTAATATGCTTACAAATTGGGAACATGCATCGCTAATCTTAGAACAGCTTGCAAACTCATATACTCTCTACCTTCATGGATTCCATCTCAATTAAGTTCCTCCTCGATGAAGCGAATGGTATCTTTTAGTTAATTCTTTCTTGAAATTACTAAATCGCTTTGGTCCATCATATACACTAATCACTCAGTCATGTACCTTCAAATGAttttacttataatttattCCGTTTCTGAAGAACATGCATATCTGGCATCCCAATGTACTTCAGATAGATTATATAATCTGAATAGATTTTTTCTTGTTGACAATATTTATGTTCTGCTCAGCCAATTATTTGGAACTCTCTGGGCTGTATAGCTAGCTAGAGACTTACCCGCAATGCTTCATACTTTCGTTACTAGATATACATAATAGCGTTAGGCTTTTATCTTGACTCAAAGTATGCTATGAATGTGGTACTGAATACTGATGCTACTTGAAGATTACTTAATCAGATGCCGAGAATGGTAAGATTTAGCATCCAGGTTGGGAACTCACAAACTCAATAGGGAGGAACAAACAGCTACAGCGAAACAATGGAATTGGGAGACGTAAAAGAATTGTGCTAGTTTTGGAACTCACTATCCGGAAGGGAAAAGTCCTTCGAAATTTTACTCTATAAGAAAAGATAAATGTAGGACTCTTATTGAGGGTAGAAAAGTGATGAAGTGTAAGTGTATGACAGTCCCTCTATGTTTGATGAAACGTTTTACAAAACTGCCAAAAACTAGGAAAGCATGTTGAATATAGCAAGTTGCATGTTATTAAAAAGGTGCGAATTTCGCAAACTAATGTTCTTACAAAGACGCCAGGTGTTATTTAGATGCCAAGGGCCATAATTTCTTCATATAAGGAGAAGCCTGTTTATGAGGCTTTTTACCTTTTGGGTTTGTAGTAAAGATAAGGGGCTCTGCTATATTATCTGCTTTTTCTAAGAAGATGAGGGTTCTAGTCCCAAACATTGGGCTTGTAGTAGATAAACATGCATGTGCGTGCTATTTTTATGCACTGAAAATGAGAATGTGTATAGACTACTGCAACTGTATTTGTGCTTTTGATTGCGAGGTGTGCTGTCTGTTTTGTGCATGAGAATGTTCAGTAGACAAATTTCATTTGTTCTATGGTGCAACTGCTATAGCATTTATACAAGATTCTAGTTCAGTTGCTGTAGAAGTTGTACCCGCATATTACTATCTAGCTGCATATGTAAGTTGAATCGTCAATGTTACAATAATAGCTTATTTGCTAGGCTATTATCTTTTTTCAAGTAACTGTTACTCTTCTGCATGTGCAAGTATATAATTACTTGCTGTTATATGCTTGCGCAATAGTCAAACAGCAGTTATAAAATCAGATGGAGTAGTAGGGCGAGTAGTAGTCTACTAGGGTATTTTTGTTTCCCTTGAAAGTTAGAAAAGAGTGTTAAGAGTTGAATTTCAAGATGCCTAGTTTCAACCTTGTACTTATACTGTGTATATTTCTTGCTTGAACCGGTTAGCTATGCAACTACTTTTGTTCTCTACCATCTTTAAGAATATAAAGCTATTTCTAGAATATGAACCCGGTTGCTATGAACTTTTGTTACAAATTGCTGTTCATAATTGTATTTTATTCCTTGAATGTGTAAATTAACTGTTTATTTCCCGCTCAGTACTTCGGATGGAGCAGGATGTGGAGAAGTTTATTCGTGATCCTACCCGACAACAAATGGAGTTCCAGCAGCTGCCAACTTCCTATTTGCGGCTGGCTGCTCATCGTGTAGCTCAACACTACTCACTTCAGTCCATGGTTTTATTGGATAACAGTGTTCCAGATGGTACTGCTTCAAAAATTATTGTTCGCAAGACTTCAGAGTGCCGGCTTCCTATGATCCGTCTGGCAGACATTCCAGTAAATTTACCTACAGAAAACAGTGGTGTTGTTAAAGTTGCAATCAAACAGAGACCTCAGAAAAGGTCTCAAGGTGCCAATAGTGGAAACTCACACTCAAAAAACAATAGTTCGAAAAGTGTGGAGGAGAGAAAGGAGGAATACAACAGGGCCCGTGCAAGAATATTTAACTCAGCTACTTCTAGTGGGGGTCCCGCTATATCAGAAAGTGTGCCAAGGGTGCAGGATCGGTTTCATCATGGGCATGGGTCAATTGGAATATCTAGAATCGAAGAGTCATCGGCTCCTTTAGTAACTGATACAAATGCTGGGAGGAGCTTGATTAATTCAGCAGGTAGCAGTAGATCATCTAGTAGCGGGATAGAGAAAGAGCCAGTTGGTAGGTTTAAATCTAACAATAGAGTTGCCATATTCCGGGATCGTGAGGTAGAACGGAAGGATCCTGATTTTGACAGGAGCTATGACAGGTATGCTTTCTTCACTGTCATAGTACTTCTCAGTCAGTCAATTGTTCTCTACTTCAGGATTTTGTCTATATATGTATGAATTAGTTGTGGTTTATGATATCTAATTATAGACAGTACTCGTGATGTTATTGTATTGTCACTGTTTGCATCATTAAGCATTTTAAGAGCTCTAGTATGACATGCATTCATTATTGAGCTTGTAAACTCACTATTAAGTTCCATAAACTGCAACTTTAGTTTATTTGTTGTGCAAGGTAGCATTAGACTGCAGTCGGTGCTGAGTCAACTTAAACAATGTAAACAGCTCAGACCTCTGTTCACATTGATAAGTAATACTCAGTTCGGGAACAAAACTATATATTTAAGTAACATGCAAAACACACAATCACATGTTTGTTAA
This region includes:
- the LOC108209577 gene encoding uncharacterized protein LOC108209577 — its product is MAGSVDDLGPPPDSWEVADLDASMARLMLKNRDSVASSKSLELGDAASASALGSSVPPVASEDLVNSVDQFLREAIQNPRERVSVLRMEQDVEKFIRDPTRQQMEFQQLPTSYLRLAAHRVAQHYSLQSMVLLDNSVPDGTASKIIVRKTSECRLPMIRLADIPVNLPTENSGVVKVAIKQRPQKRSQGANSGNSHSKNNSSKSVEERKEEYNRARARIFNSATSSGGPAISESVPRVQDRFHHGHGSIGISRIEESSAPLVTDTNAGRSLINSAGSSRSSSSGIEKEPVGRFKSNNRVAIFRDREVERKDPDFDRSYDRYAQRFDPGFGFNGGPYAIQPLYSPVLNYSTEFPQLGSAPRPSIPSEHQPRPLPQHLPGPWVTSTTPTGIGYVPSEAMMTAPFSPNHVGNHSASALYLHSTQFPRQLPGMQFIHPHEQVYQTFPQSHHQQPDATFGLARPR